Proteins from a genomic interval of Sulfurimonas sp. HSL3-2:
- a CDS encoding diguanylate cyclase, whose amino-acid sequence MKFSIKTIFKNLLFFLTVSSSLLFVISLIEVNRYASFNKIKSIKEQKQLVNKMYNLGRGDLDYSIIQVRGMSAELKTEALSLDSISSYDILWNIVGLNGDFDADIKQLLALEDDYINKLNAYYENNTNELDRKLTELTASKAAVISLLNEMIFKNVDHDYQKFFITQWIFYIAFLNSLIATLWYSKKLRIIYDDIKSLFAVGHEKTSETIATKEIDAIKLRMVRKPTTTQNPSMVDPVTGIKNYKGMIHAYSEKKGMKDSNYTTVCVFEVDNFRKYDKEIPKELSQSILKKISFIISLYEQPTDVIARIDYDQFAVILSRDSKEKALNDCESIRKSIEEAVFKDPKGGKIPFTLSGGFVIKQSNKSLDDAISQSKEILKTAKANGQNRIAQIRDHAEKF is encoded by the coding sequence ATGAAGTTTTCAATAAAAACAATATTTAAAAATCTTCTATTTTTTTTAACAGTCAGTTCATCTTTATTATTTGTTATCTCGCTTATAGAGGTAAACAGATATGCATCTTTCAATAAAATAAAAAGTATAAAAGAACAAAAACAGCTTGTAAATAAAATGTATAACCTGGGCAGAGGCGATCTGGACTATAGTATTATTCAAGTTCGCGGTATGAGTGCTGAGCTGAAGACGGAAGCTCTCTCTTTAGACTCTATATCGTCTTACGATATCTTATGGAACATCGTCGGCTTAAACGGCGACTTTGATGCCGATATAAAGCAGCTTTTAGCTCTTGAAGATGACTATATCAATAAACTCAATGCGTATTATGAAAACAATACTAACGAGTTAGATAGAAAGTTAACTGAACTGACTGCATCAAAAGCAGCGGTCATAAGCCTGTTAAACGAGATGATATTTAAAAATGTGGATCACGACTATCAAAAGTTCTTTATAACACAATGGATCTTTTACATAGCATTTCTAAACTCTTTGATCGCGACACTTTGGTACTCTAAAAAACTGAGAATCATATATGACGATATAAAATCTCTTTTTGCTGTAGGACATGAAAAAACTTCAGAGACAATAGCAACAAAAGAGATCGATGCTATCAAACTAAGAATGGTCAGAAAACCGACGACCACGCAAAACCCTAGTATGGTTGACCCTGTTACGGGAATAAAAAACTATAAAGGGATGATCCACGCATATTCTGAGAAAAAAGGGATGAAAGACAGTAACTATACGACTGTCTGTGTGTTTGAAGTGGACAACTTTAGAAAGTACGACAAAGAGATCCCAAAAGAGTTGAGTCAGTCCATACTTAAAAAGATCTCTTTCATTATATCTCTGTATGAGCAGCCGACCGATGTCATCGCTCGTATTGATTACGATCAGTTTGCCGTCATACTTTCTAGAGATTCAAAAGAGAAAGCTCTTAATGATTGTGAATCTATTAGAAAAAGTATAGAGGAAGCTGTATTTAAAGATCCTAAAGGCGGTAAGATACCGTTTACACTCAGTGGCGGATTCGTTATAAAACAAAGTAACAAATCGCTTGATGATGCAATCTCTCAATCAAAAGAGATCTTAAAAACTGCAAAGGCCAATGGTCAAAACCGTATTGCGCAAATACGCGACCATGCTGAGAAATTCTAA
- a CDS encoding tetratricopeptide repeat protein produces MDNIKAREITQQQLIRAFVEAAKYQKNSIRFGFILGAGASRNSNIPDGVSLSKKWYEQIKEDISPDELKMWSHEINLQENDLASKYTKIFEKRFEANRQVGYQELQSYMDLARPSIGYSFLAQILDETNNKFVITTNFDTMTEDALFEFRKSKPLVLGHELLSKYINPVSPSRPTIVKVHRDFLFDPYNTDQEIKKLDEHWQDALKPILLENNMIVLGYAGNDDSLMNYLEKTEDKKPLYWCFVGNKNNLSEKITKLLTEKDFIIKIDGFDELMLNINDSLNFPPYIDIKNIEESQIVKDAKLYAKRYKNQIEQFSGKLKGSDNKEAIKKLLPSWWAYQLEVNDKQGDSIEQNNIYLEGIAKYPTSYELISNYAIFLQMSKKDYHKAEKYYKKALELAPNEATVNENYALFLRTIIKDYDEAEKYYKKALELDPVNANNIGNYALFLHEIRKDYDEAEKYHKKALELDPTNAINNGNYALFLHEIKKDYDEAEKYYKKAIEFDPTNANNIGNYALFLHEIRKDYDEAEKYYKKALELDPTNAINNGNYALFLRNVLKDYNEAEKYHKKALELDPTNAINNGNYALFLSRVEEDYDEAEKYHKKALELDPTNAINNGNYALFLHEIKKDYDEAEKYYKIALKLDPKNSNILGTYAIFLNTIKKDYNEAEKYYKKALEVDQNHANNNGNYAQFLLQHDRKKEAVKYLDNAFANQTEDNELIIELWFYKLAHFPESNLVAKETIDELLKRGIKSVGWDFDENIKQAEKEGVVDIDVLKAYARLITE; encoded by the coding sequence ATGGATAATATAAAAGCTCGTGAAATTACACAACAACAATTAATTAGAGCATTTGTTGAAGCAGCAAAATATCAAAAAAATAGTATTCGTTTTGGATTTATACTTGGTGCAGGTGCTTCAAGGAATTCTAATATACCTGATGGTGTTTCTCTTTCAAAAAAGTGGTATGAACAAATTAAAGAAGATATATCACCTGATGAATTAAAAATGTGGTCACATGAAATTAATTTACAAGAAAACGATTTAGCTTCAAAATATACAAAAATATTTGAAAAAAGATTTGAAGCTAATCGTCAAGTAGGTTATCAGGAACTTCAATCATATATGGATTTAGCAAGACCTAGTATTGGTTACTCTTTTTTAGCACAAATACTAGATGAAACTAATAATAAATTTGTTATAACTACTAACTTCGACACAATGACTGAAGATGCATTGTTTGAATTTAGAAAATCAAAACCTCTAGTATTAGGACATGAATTATTAAGTAAATATATTAATCCTGTTTCTCCCTCACGACCTACCATTGTAAAAGTACATAGAGATTTTTTATTTGATCCATATAATACAGACCAAGAGATCAAAAAACTTGATGAACATTGGCAGGATGCTTTAAAACCAATTTTACTTGAAAACAATATGATAGTACTTGGATATGCTGGCAATGATGATAGTTTAATGAACTATTTAGAAAAAACTGAAGATAAGAAACCTCTTTATTGGTGTTTTGTTGGTAATAAAAATAACCTTTCTGAAAAAATAACAAAATTATTAACAGAAAAGGATTTTATTATCAAAATAGATGGTTTTGATGAGTTAATGTTAAATATAAATGACAGTCTTAATTTTCCTCCATATATTGATATTAAGAACATAGAAGAAAGTCAAATAGTAAAAGACGCAAAATTGTATGCAAAAAGATATAAAAATCAGATTGAACAATTTTCAGGAAAGCTAAAAGGTTCAGACAATAAGGAAGCAATAAAGAAATTATTACCATCTTGGTGGGCATATCAATTAGAAGTAAATGATAAACAAGGTGACTCTATAGAACAAAATAATATTTATCTTGAGGGTATTGCAAAATATCCAACAAGTTATGAGCTAATTTCAAACTATGCCATCTTTTTACAAATGAGCAAAAAAGATTATCATAAAGCGGAAAAATATTATAAGAAAGCTTTAGAGCTTGCACCAAATGAAGCAACAGTAAATGAGAACTATGCACTATTTTTACGTACTATTATAAAAGACTATGATGAAGCGGAAAAATATTATAAGAAAGCTTTGGAACTTGACCCAGTTAATGCTAATAATATTGGAAATTATGCGCTCTTTTTACATGAAATTAGAAAAGACTATGATGAAGCAGAAAAATATCATAAGAAAGCTTTAGAACTTGATCCAACTAACGCTATTAACAATGGAAATTATGCACTCTTTTTACATGAAATCAAAAAAGACTATGATGAAGCAGAAAAATATTATAAGAAAGCTATAGAATTTGATCCAACTAATGCTAATAATATTGGAAATTATGCGCTCTTTTTACATGAAATTAGAAAAGACTATGATGAAGCAGAAAAATATTATAAGAAAGCTTTAGAACTTGATCCAACTAACGCTATTAATAATGGAAATTATGCACTCTTTTTGCGTAATGTTTTGAAAGACTATAATGAAGCAGAAAAATATCATAAGAAAGCTTTAGAACTTGATCCAACTAACGCTATTAATAATGGAAATTATGCACTCTTTTTAAGTAGAGTTGAAGAAGACTATGATGAAGCAGAAAAATATCATAAGAAAGCTTTAGAACTTGATCCAACTAACGCTATTAACAATGGAAATTATGCACTCTTTTTACATGAAATCAAAAAAGACTATGATGAAGCAGAAAAATATTATAAGATAGCCTTAAAACTTGATCCAAAAAATAGTAATATTTTGGGCACTTATGCAATATTTTTAAATACTATTAAAAAAGACTATAACGAAGCAGAAAAATATTATAAGAAAGCTTTAGAAGTTGACCAAAATCACGCTAATAATAATGGAAATTATGCACAATTTCTATTGCAACATGATAGAAAAAAAGAAGCTGTAAAATATCTTGATAATGCTTTCGCTAATCAAACTGAAGATAATGAATTAATTATTGAATTATGGTTTTATAAATTGGCACATTTTCCAGAAAGCAATCTAGTAGCGAAAGAAACAATAGATGAACTTCTAAAAAGGGGGATTAAATCCGTAGGATGGGATTTTGATGAAAATATCAAACAAGCAGAGAAAGAAGGTGTTGTTGATATTGATGTTTTAAAAGCTTATGCAAGATTGATTACTGAATAA
- the sdhA gene encoding succinate dehydrogenase flavoprotein subunit — MSIPIYTYDAVIVGAGLAGCAAARELQNAGKNVAVITKLHPLRSHSGAAQGGINAALSNEDSIELHEFDTVKGSDYLADQDAVEFMCQKAPETIRWAERMGAAFSRTADGKIAQRPFGGQSSPRACYAKDRTGLTLLQTMYEQAFRAGVKFWDEWYAADIIYKDGKVSGVVAFNIRDMQMAIFNAKSVMFATGGYARSFKINSNAHANTGDGLSIVARHGLPLEDMEFVQFHPSGLSGNGVLISEAARGEGGRLFNSNGERFMERYAPNALELASRDVVSRAIMNEIREGRGVGPRKDAVYLDVTHLGKDLIMERLPELRDLAITFLGLDMIKEPILISATAHYSMGGIPVDIPGHVRKNNDEFVEGFYAAGECSCVSVHGANRLGANSVLEALLFGRFVGKTMVEEIDSIPLRKATAEDAQTALGEIEWILNNNGTETVPGLRAELQDSMTHNAGAFRTQESLEEAVRKVKELRERFKNIRIQDKSKVFNTELQEAIELGHMLDYSAFIVECAVARKESRGAHYREDFTTRDDENFLKHTMAYMNEDGSLKLDYMPVTLGKHELKARNY, encoded by the coding sequence TTGAGTATTCCTATTTATACTTATGATGCAGTTATCGTTGGAGCTGGACTAGCAGGTTGTGCAGCTGCGCGTGAACTACAAAATGCAGGCAAAAATGTTGCTGTTATAACTAAACTACATCCACTTCGTTCTCACTCAGGTGCAGCACAAGGCGGGATCAATGCAGCACTTAGTAATGAAGACAGCATAGAGTTACACGAGTTTGATACCGTAAAAGGTTCTGATTATTTAGCTGATCAAGATGCAGTTGAATTTATGTGTCAAAAAGCGCCTGAAACGATTCGTTGGGCTGAAAGAATGGGTGCGGCTTTCAGCCGTACTGCAGACGGAAAGATAGCTCAACGCCCATTTGGCGGACAGTCGTCTCCTCGTGCATGTTATGCAAAGGATAGAACTGGTTTAACTCTATTACAGACTATGTATGAACAAGCTTTCCGCGCAGGCGTTAAGTTCTGGGATGAGTGGTATGCAGCGGATATCATCTATAAAGATGGAAAAGTTTCCGGTGTCGTAGCATTTAATATCCGTGATATGCAGATGGCGATCTTCAATGCAAAATCTGTAATGTTCGCAACAGGCGGTTACGCTCGTTCATTCAAGATCAACTCAAATGCACATGCAAACACTGGTGACGGTCTTTCTATCGTGGCTCGTCACGGTCTTCCTCTAGAAGATATGGAATTCGTTCAATTCCACCCGTCTGGACTTTCTGGAAACGGTGTTCTTATCTCTGAAGCTGCTCGTGGTGAAGGCGGACGCCTTTTCAACTCTAACGGCGAAAGATTTATGGAGAGATATGCTCCAAACGCTCTTGAGCTTGCATCACGCGACGTCGTAAGCCGTGCGATCATGAACGAGATCCGTGAAGGCCGCGGTGTAGGTCCTAGAAAAGATGCTGTTTACCTTGACGTAACACACTTAGGAAAAGACCTTATTATGGAAAGACTACCGGAACTTCGTGATCTTGCGATCACATTCCTGGGTCTTGATATGATCAAAGAGCCGATCCTTATCTCTGCTACGGCGCACTACTCTATGGGTGGTATCCCGGTAGATATTCCTGGACACGTTCGTAAAAACAACGATGAGTTCGTAGAAGGTTTCTATGCAGCGGGCGAATGTTCATGTGTATCTGTACACGGTGCAAACCGTCTAGGTGCGAACTCTGTTCTTGAAGCACTTCTTTTCGGACGTTTTGTCGGTAAGACAATGGTTGAAGAGATCGACAGTATCCCACTAAGAAAAGCGACTGCAGAAGATGCACAGACTGCTCTAGGCGAGATCGAATGGATCCTTAACAACAACGGTACTGAAACAGTTCCTGGTCTACGTGCAGAACTTCAAGACAGTATGACTCATAATGCCGGTGCATTTAGAACTCAAGAGTCTTTAGAAGAAGCGGTTAGAAAAGTAAAAGAGTTACGCGAGAGATTTAAAAACATCCGTATCCAAGATAAATCTAAAGTGTTCAATACTGAACTTCAAGAAGCGATCGAACTTGGTCACATGCTTGATTACTCTGCATTTATCGTCGAATGTGCGGTTGCAAGAAAAGAGAGCCGCGGTGCTCACTATAGAGAAGACTTCACTACACGTGATGATGAGAACTTCTTAAAACACACGATGGCGTATATGAATGAAGACGGTAGTTTAAAACTTGACTATATGCCTGTAACTCTTGGTAAACATGAGTTAAAAGCAAGAAATTACTAA
- the rmuC gene encoding DNA recombination protein RmuC: MYESIIAVLSLLAGALTVWLVGFRSLKNRHENEISLLKDEYEKQKERVYELNNQKATLEERVRGLEQKSAKFEQLLEEYTHAQSRIVQLETTLDKERQMSIEKLRLLEENKEHMKLEFKELADKILESNSEKFSTQNKDTLTKMITPIKEQFDAFKKQIDDVYIKEAKDRSMLQSEIKAIKEINHQMSLDAKNLTRALKGESKKQGIWGEMILESVLENSGLREGYEYEREVSLQHEGDGSRFRPDVIVHLPDTREIIIDAKTSLTAYEQYINESDEEHKTRFASLHVSSMKKHVDELSAKDYTKLKGVETLDFIFMFVPIESALLMAMEYDPTLFDYAFKKRVVLVGPTTLMVSLRAVENTWKYEHQQRNAQEIAKRAGLLFDKFVGFVESVEKLGKQIETVQRTYNETYNKLHMGSGSITTQFQKLEKLGAAASKSIPEHIVRQIEE, encoded by the coding sequence ATGTACGAGTCTATTATTGCAGTCTTAAGTCTTCTTGCCGGAGCTTTGACTGTATGGCTGGTAGGTTTCAGATCACTTAAAAACAGACACGAGAACGAGATCAGTCTTTTAAAAGATGAGTATGAGAAACAGAAAGAGCGTGTTTATGAGCTGAACAACCAAAAAGCGACACTTGAAGAGCGTGTCCGCGGACTGGAGCAAAAAAGTGCAAAGTTCGAACAGCTCTTAGAGGAATACACTCATGCTCAAAGCAGGATAGTACAGCTTGAGACTACGCTTGATAAAGAGCGACAGATGAGCATAGAGAAGCTCAGACTTCTTGAAGAGAACAAAGAGCATATGAAGCTCGAGTTCAAAGAGCTTGCAGATAAGATCCTAGAATCAAACTCCGAAAAATTCTCCACACAAAACAAAGATACCCTAACAAAGATGATAACGCCTATAAAAGAGCAGTTCGATGCTTTTAAAAAGCAGATAGACGATGTCTACATCAAAGAGGCGAAAGACCGCTCTATGCTGCAGTCTGAAATAAAAGCGATCAAAGAGATCAACCATCAGATGAGTCTCGATGCCAAGAACCTTACCCGTGCACTTAAAGGCGAGAGCAAGAAGCAGGGGATCTGGGGCGAGATGATACTCGAGAGTGTCTTGGAGAACTCGGGTCTGCGCGAAGGATATGAGTATGAGCGTGAGGTAAGTTTACAGCATGAGGGCGACGGAAGTCGTTTTCGTCCCGATGTCATAGTGCATCTGCCAGATACTCGGGAGATCATCATCGATGCAAAGACTTCGCTTACTGCGTATGAACAGTATATAAACGAGAGTGATGAAGAGCATAAGACCCGTTTTGCTTCCTTACATGTAAGCTCCATGAAAAAACATGTGGATGAACTAAGCGCTAAAGACTACACAAAGTTAAAGGGTGTGGAGACGTTGGACTTTATCTTTATGTTCGTACCTATCGAGAGTGCTTTACTTATGGCGATGGAGTATGATCCTACACTTTTTGACTATGCATTTAAGAAGAGGGTGGTCTTAGTCGGGCCGACAACGCTTATGGTCTCGCTTCGTGCAGTTGAGAACACTTGGAAGTATGAGCATCAGCAGAGAAACGCACAGGAGATAGCAAAACGCGCAGGTCTGCTTTTTGACAAGTTTGTCGGTTTTGTGGAAAGTGTCGAGAAACTCGGCAAGCAGATAGAAACCGTTCAGCGAACATATAACGAGACGTATAACAAACTCCATATGGGTTCAGGCAGCATAACGACTCAGTTTCAAAAGCTTGAAAAGCTTGGAGCGGCTGCAAGTAAAAGTATTCCTGAACATATAGTAAGACAGATAGAAGAGTAA
- the truD gene encoding tRNA pseudouridine(13) synthase TruD, with protein sequence MNRFYSMSHSSINFIFKQTARDFVVDEIPLYEFSGEGEHLVLHVRKKNLTTWEMIDKICVHLGIKAKEVGYAGLKDKNAMTKQYISIDKKYEEKMENFEHPDIKILSKTYHNNKIRTGHLKGNRFFIRLKKVNPTNAKKISLALKHIKEYGLPNFFGYQRFGNDGDNYILGEKVARGQVKERNPKVKKLLINSYQSHLFNLWLSRRLEISTLVNSFSAEELEPMLNLSKHTLEQMKEQKHPFKMIVGDVIEHYPHGRLFNYEGDKEDIKRFEERGVSVTGLLCGKKAWLAKDEAWTIEKDYNETISADGARRYAWIFPEDVEGEYKEQEAWYELHFTLPKGSYATVLIEEIAKREIRS encoded by the coding sequence ATGAACCGTTTTTATAGCATGAGTCACTCTAGCATTAATTTCATTTTTAAACAGACCGCTAGGGATTTCGTAGTAGATGAGATACCGCTTTATGAGTTTAGCGGTGAGGGCGAACATCTCGTCTTACATGTAAGAAAGAAAAACCTTACGACTTGGGAGATGATCGACAAGATATGTGTACATCTCGGCATAAAAGCAAAAGAGGTCGGCTACGCCGGTCTTAAAGACAAGAATGCGATGACGAAACAGTATATCTCTATCGATAAGAAATATGAAGAGAAGATGGAGAATTTTGAGCATCCGGATATAAAGATACTCTCAAAGACGTATCATAACAACAAAATACGTACAGGGCATCTTAAAGGCAACAGGTTCTTTATTCGTCTGAAAAAAGTCAATCCTACAAATGCCAAAAAGATATCTTTGGCTCTTAAACACATAAAAGAGTACGGATTGCCTAACTTCTTTGGCTATCAGCGTTTCGGTAATGACGGAGATAACTATATACTTGGTGAAAAGGTGGCTCGCGGTCAGGTAAAAGAGCGCAACCCTAAAGTGAAAAAACTGCTGATAAACTCCTACCAGAGTCATCTTTTTAACCTTTGGCTGAGCCGTCGTCTAGAGATAAGTACGCTTGTAAACAGTTTCAGCGCAGAAGAGCTTGAACCTATGCTGAACCTTTCAAAACATACGTTAGAGCAGATGAAAGAGCAGAAACATCCGTTTAAGATGATAGTAGGCGATGTCATAGAACACTATCCTCACGGACGTCTTTTTAACTATGAAGGCGATAAAGAGGATATAAAAAGATTTGAAGAGCGCGGGGTCTCGGTGACGGGGCTTCTATGCGGTAAAAAAGCTTGGCTTGCAAAAGATGAAGCATGGACAATAGAAAAAGATTATAATGAAACCATCTCGGCAGACGGTGCCAGACGTTATGCGTGGATATTCCCCGAAGATGTCGAGGGTGAGTATAAAGAGCAGGAAGCTTGGTATGAGCTTCACTTCACACTGCCGAAGGGTTCATACGCGACCGTATTGATTGAAGAGATTGCAAAAAGGGAGATAAGATCTTGA
- a CDS encoding thiamine-phosphate kinase, producing MNLEDYFISNFSTKSKHIGDDGALIDGYVYSKDAFFENIHFKRSWMSLKEIAYRSMIINISDAIAMNAKPLYALLAVAMPKDITRSDMKEISSGFMLAAKKYGIDIIGGDTISNTKLDISVTIISKTKQPLLRRGMKEGDLLAYTGKVGDSKKDLKKVLRGGKLHPKSKFRNIVLRDKFVSRTTRYLSAGMDISDGIFSDLDKLSSVNSLGYDFFKKISKEIGCSGEEYEMLVSFDPRKRKSVLRRAAQTRTPVTIFAQAARKRYKNRCKSHHF from the coding sequence ATGAATTTAGAAGATTATTTTATATCGAATTTTAGCACAAAAAGTAAACATATCGGTGATGATGGTGCATTAATAGACGGTTATGTCTACTCAAAAGACGCTTTTTTTGAAAATATCCACTTTAAACGCAGCTGGATGAGTTTAAAAGAGATAGCATACCGCTCTATGATAATAAACATCAGTGATGCGATCGCTATGAATGCAAAGCCACTTTATGCACTGCTTGCCGTGGCTATGCCAAAAGATATAACTAGATCGGATATGAAAGAGATATCTTCGGGTTTTATGCTTGCTGCGAAAAAGTACGGTATCGATATCATAGGCGGAGATACGATCTCTAACACGAAGTTAGATATCAGTGTGACGATCATATCAAAGACAAAACAGCCGCTTTTACGACGCGGGATGAAAGAGGGCGATCTTTTAGCTTACACAGGTAAAGTAGGGGATTCCAAAAAAGATCTGAAAAAAGTGCTCAGAGGCGGGAAGCTTCATCCAAAGTCCAAGTTTAGGAACATCGTACTTCGAGATAAGTTTGTCTCTCGCACTACGAGATATTTAAGTGCAGGAATGGATATTTCAGACGGTATTTTTAGTGATTTGGATAAACTATCATCTGTAAACTCTCTGGGATATGACTTTTTTAAGAAGATATCAAAAGAGATAGGCTGCAGCGGTGAAGAGTACGAGATGCTCGTCTCCTTTGATCCAAGAAAGAGAAAGAGCGTTTTAAGACGTGCGGCACAGACAAGAACACCTGTCACTATCTTTGCGCAGGCAGCAAGAAAAAGATACAAGAACAGATGCAAATCACACCATTTTTAA
- a CDS encoding phosphatidylserine decarboxylase, with product MSKHITSLISQYFGKFASHEFPSWFQRIVNQSYVSLMGLDMSEFKAPSTYKSLNQLFTRHLREPRHFSLDGADLISPCDSFISECGDLDEDYALQIKGMGYKTDELLGENFSDEEKKAVHNGQFINFYLSPKDYHRYHIPMNLKVLKAVHIPGKLYPVNMPSLKKRLNLFIENERVVIKCETVDKKIFYMVLVGALNVGVMKVSFEPRIKTDADAEQQSVYEYEDLYLNKGDDFGCFEMGSTIVILSEENMFDLQINSGEHVRFGQTIAKYLD from the coding sequence TTGAGTAAACATATAACGAGTTTAATATCACAATATTTTGGAAAGTTCGCATCACACGAGTTTCCTTCATGGTTCCAAAGAATAGTAAACCAGAGTTATGTATCTTTGATGGGACTTGATATGAGCGAGTTTAAAGCACCATCGACATATAAAAGTCTTAACCAGCTTTTTACGCGTCACTTAAGAGAACCGAGACATTTCAGTCTTGACGGAGCCGATCTTATCTCTCCGTGTGATTCTTTTATCTCAGAGTGCGGCGACCTTGATGAGGATTATGCATTACAGATCAAAGGAATGGGCTATAAAACAGATGAGCTTTTAGGAGAGAACTTCAGCGATGAAGAGAAAAAAGCGGTACATAACGGGCAGTTTATAAACTTTTATCTCTCGCCTAAAGATTACCACCGTTACCACATTCCTATGAATCTGAAAGTCTTAAAAGCGGTGCATATCCCGGGGAAACTTTACCCTGTCAATATGCCTTCGCTTAAAAAACGCCTTAACCTCTTTATAGAGAACGAGCGTGTCGTCATCAAATGTGAGACAGTGGATAAAAAGATATTTTACATGGTCCTTGTGGGTGCGCTCAATGTCGGCGTGATGAAAGTCTCTTTTGAGCCTCGCATCAAGACTGACGCGGATGCAGAACAACAAAGCGTTTATGAGTATGAAGACCTTTACCTGAATAAGGGTGATGATTTCGGATGTTTTGAGATGGGTTCGACCATCGTCATCCTTAGTGAAGAAAACATGTTTGACCTGCAGATAAACAGCGGAGAACATGTCCGTTTCGGTCAGACGATCGCCAAATATCTGGATTAA